A single Cyprinus carpio isolate SPL01 chromosome A6, ASM1834038v1, whole genome shotgun sequence DNA region contains:
- the LOC109090267 gene encoding protein Shroom2-like isoform X8 codes for MSRPHSWHATKFNESHSEAKNQSTPSPVWQTRNDASSFSSELSAGWEQTNLRRVSDQFSSLGSMDSLEHSSHPCPPGRLSPSKSNNNSTEHLGGGKRDSAYSSFSTSSGTPDYTLSKINAASTENMLYKINQWDSSGRNSNGRHSQSLSDGVRQDERLGYLQHVTSSVSHETPKAEEQPGTRHSSSGRVSIGPVWHVPDMKKNTVSSTPPPTPPTRSDSFAATKVHEKGLITSSSEGLGVHAQLKPQVKALQKAGETHESMQRSHQVNETCLEGRQDYNLHSKNDSSNPYISSDAHHQYPHRMSSDKTYSLSTTDVRDRHQSYAYVPYHPRQYSDEGTFHAQTRTIPALKPPFSGYFSSMQELSTNNNIQLNSQNRNRRPAASLSSHVGVTAHHIAQGMSQTSLVRVDDSKDSSVSEMSHSGRDRMSIGSQGGAKDRYFPPQSQHHDTDHKDNNASFKQIDIYLRNFSVPSNPFNIPDSAKPSELRGSQRQHHVSSSNEHSGSYPPSKQPEHRRSAVHLNLKEYSQQPFPTKSESKICPQKTPMLYSLAQEHNDDCQDEINSGSAQQEALDRQSGKQARRSDRFATTLRNEIQMRRSQLQKSQSSATLESPVEAVEDPAVWKTTGTSSPSSDGCFSSSYKDHLKEAQARVLQATSFRRKDLEPVLFEHPGTEGPTRKDTPPLPGVSEVPPSKPTSGSNQVLRIGSRKRFSAEKKVQSFSEPDEIHEVGVNERSSVPDNAPPLENRHRLFEAAGKPVFPKPMPKQNLHISEDTRLSKSGGMHYSAKSDTAGQRNSESSTPIEHHLNEGQDGPHSVNRQAMVEQKRLGTFAEYEVKWNIQRKAAETRVSGRYHSADNILDTGNERQSNPICVHERSRSSPSADLYGKKLPVQEKKSADYSKPETNLCEQNKNSTRLHEKGYSELVCKEKPEEPPLALTKELEKKTLDPPSCHHKTAPHFSDHSTCSEPSTLSKNKSSVLLPHLEKYKYPEGTPPPLSKFQEVQPGPSGGVLASLSPINNQSSAPLSASVPWKGSEHSKGPTREEELQEELVPPPFPPPPPPAVLPTQQTAGPTQPTMEGQRSPSPQFAPQRLTDKPPVSVSIQDEAPGRMDRIKDENTSVKKVPIKIVHFESDIEKESRQYLDLPIETPVSSQGPGGTPLQSLGNPDQSYSLFCTYTRQKDQGPGLREADMGPLKDQGPQTNMNPVSYALHSLQTIPFSDQSSNGVSSHPSQSDDDKKTKELARDIMDKDKSLVDILDQSKMKTTMDLMEGIFPQGEQLLEEAQQRRKAAPKPLSPRNSVEKKEEDSPVAATALGTNSTYYSTSAPKAELLIKMKDMQEQSVEHSSEEELEEDDESDLASRKQELIDSLSKKLQVLKEAQESLQEDVQDNNALGEEVEAIVQGVCKPNELEKFRMFVGDLDKVVNLLLSLSGRLARVENALNSLEEDASLEERRTLTEKRKLLIRQHEDAKELKENLDRRERVVYDILASYLSEENMADYEHFVKMKSALIIEQRKLEDKIKLGEEQLNCLMDSLPMDQRISN; via the exons ATGAGCAGACCTCACTCCTGGCATGCCACCAAGTTCAACGAGAGCCACTCAGAAGCCAAAAACCAGTCCACACCCTCACCAGTCTGGCAAACAAGAAATGATGCAAG ttCATTCTCCTCTGAACTCTCAGCCGGCTGGGAGCAAACAAATCTACGGCGAGTATCCGATCAGTTCAGCTCTTTGGGTAGTATGGACAGCCTAGAGCATAGCTCTCATCCCTGTCCACCTGGCCGTCTTTCCCCAAGCAAGTccaacaataacagcactgaacatttgggtggtggtAAACGAGACTCTGCATACAGCTCCTTTTCTACAAGCTCAGGAACCCCAGATTACACACTGTCCAAAATAAATGCTGCTTCCACTGAGAACATGCTGTACAAAATTAATCAGTGGGACTCAAGTGGCAGGAACAGCAATGGCAGGCATAGCCAAAGCCTAAGCGATGGGGTACGACAAGATGAGAGGCTTGGATACTTGCAGCATGTCACAAGTTCAGTTAGCCATGAGACCCCAAAAGCTGAAGAACAGCCAGGCACTCGGCATTCAAGCTCTGGAAGAGTTAGTATTGGACCTGTCTGGCATGTCCCAGATATGAAGAAAAACACGGTATCCTCCACCCCACCTCCCACTCCACCGACACGCAGTGATAGTTTTGCAGCTACCAAGGTACATGAGAAGGGTTTGATCACAAGCTCCTCTGAGGGCCTTGGTGTTCATGCCCAGTTAAAGCCTCAGGTAAAAGCATTACAAAAGGCAGGAGAAACTCATGAAAGTATGCAAAGGTCTCACCAAGTCAACGAGACATGTCTTGAGGGTCGACAGGATTATAACCTGCACTCCAAAAATGATTCCTCAAATCCCTACATTTCATCTGATGCACATCATCAGTATCCACACCGTATGTCATCAGACAAGACATACTCCCTATCAACGACAGATGTCAGGGATAGACATCAATCATATGCCTATGTTCCATACCATCCACGGCAGTACAGCGATGAGGGCACTTTCCACGCTCAAACTAGGACAATACCAGCACTGAAACCTCCATTCAGTGGCTACTTTAGCAGTATGCAGGAGCTGTCcacaaacaacaacatacaacTCAATAGCCAGAATCGAAATAGAAggccagctgcatcactgtccaGTCATGTTGGAGTTACCGCTCATCATATCGCTCAGGGAATGTCCCAGACTTCTTTAGTGAGAGTTGATGACTCTAAAGATTCTTCAGTCTCGGAAATGTCACACAGTGGACGGGACAGGATGTCCATAGGTTCACAAGGAGGAGCAAAAGACCGCTATTTCCCACCTCAGTCACAGCACCATGATACTGATCATAAAGACAATAATGCCTCCTTCAAACAAATTGACATCTATCTTCGCAATTTCTCTGTTCCAAGTAATCCCTTCAATATACCTGATTCAGCAAAACCTTCTGAACTGAGAGGGAGCCAAAGGCAACACCATGTGTCTAGCTCAAATGAGCATTCTGGTAGTTATCCTCCCAGTAAGCAACCCGAGCACAGGAGAAGTGCTGTTCATCTCAATCTTAAAGAGTACTCCCAACAACCCTTTCCAACTAAAAGCGAGTCAAAGATATGTCCCCAGAAAACACCTATGCTGTATTCTCTGGCCCAAGAGCACAATGACGACTGTCAAGATGAGATCAACAGTGGAAGTGCACAACAGGAAGCCCTTGACCGTCAGAGTGGCAAACAGGCAAGACGAAGTGACCGATTTGCCACCACCTTGCGCAACGAGATCCAGATGAGGAGGTCCCAGCTTCAAAAGAGTCAAAGCTCAGCCACTTTAGAAAGTCCTGTTGAAGCTGTAGAAGATCCTGCTGTCTGGAAGACCACTGGAACTTCTTCTCCCTCCTCGGATGGCTGCTTTTCCAGCTCATATAAAGACCATCTGAAAGAAGCCCAGGCCAGAGTCCTCCAGGCTACATCCTTTAGGAGAAAAGACCTTGAGCCAGTCTTGTTTGAGCATCCAGGTACTGAGGGTCCCACTCGGAAAGACACACCTCCGCTTCCAGGTGTCTCTGAGGTCCCACCTAGCAAACCCACCTCAGGGAGTAATCAGGTGCTTCGCATTGGTAGCCGCAAACGGTTTTCTGCAGAAAAGAAAGTTCAGTCTTTTTCTGAGCCAGATGAAATTCATGAAGTAGGAGTTAATGAGCGCTCCAGTGTGCCTGATAATGCTCCACCCTTGGAAAATCGGCACAGATTATTTGAGGCAGCGGGGAAACCAGTTTTCCCTAAGCCTATGCCAAAGCAAAACCTGCATATATCTGAAGACACCAGACTGTCCAAGTCGGGAGGCATGCATTATTCTGCAAAGAGTGACACAGCAGGGCAGAGAAACAGTGAAAGCTCAACCCCCATAGAGCACCACCTTAATGAAGGTCAGGATGGCCCCCACTCTGTGAACCGACAAGCCATGGTAGAACAAAAGCGACTTGGCACCTTTGCAGAGTATGAAGTCAAATGGAACATCCAAAGGAAAGCAGCCGAAACAAGGGTATCTGGACGATATCACTCTGCTGATAACATCCTTGATACAGGGAATGAGAGACAGAGTAACCCCATCTGTGTGCATGAAAGATCTAGATCctccccttctgctgacctctATGGGAAG AAACTTCCAGTTCAAGAAAAGAAGTCAGCTGACTATTCCAAACCTGAGACAAATCTCTGCGAACAGAATAAGAATAGTACAAG GTTACATGAAAAAGGATACAGTGAACTCGTATGCAAGGAGAAACCAGAAGAACCTCCTTTGGCTTTGACTAAAGAACTGGAGAAAAAGACTTTAGATCCTCCATCCTGTCATCATAAAACTGCACCGCATTTCTCTGACCATAGCACTTGCAGTGAACCTTCAACCCTCTCCAAAAACAAGAGCTCTGTTCTCTTGCCCCATCTGGAGAAGTACAAATACCCTGAGGGCACACCCCCTCCTCTTAGCAAATTTCAGGAGGTCCAGCCTGGACCATCAGGAGGAGTCTTGGCCTCACTTTCTCCTATCAACAATCAAAGCTCCGCCCCTCTTTCAGCCTCTGTTCCCTGGAAGGGTTCAGAGCACAGCAAAGGGCCAACCAGGGAGGAGGAGCTACAAGAAGAGCTTGTGCCTCCTCCCTTTCCACCTCCTCCCCCTCCAGCTGTCCTGCCCACTCAACAAACCGCTGGCCCGACCCAGCCCACCATGGAGGGGCAGCGTTCACCCTCGCCCCAGTTTGCTCCCCAGAGGCTGACTGACAAGCCCCCTGTCTCTGTCTCCATACAGGATGAAGCTCCTGGAAG gatggaTAGGATTAAAGATGAGAACACATCAGTGAAGAAAGTTCCCATTAAGATTGTTCACTTCGAGAGTGACATTGAAAAAGAAAGTCGACAATATCTTGACCTGCCCATCGAGACCCCTGTCAGCTCTCAAGGACCTGGAGGAACTCCTCTTCAGAGTTTGGGGAACCCAGATCAGTCATACTCTCTGTTCTGTACGTACACCAGGCAAAAGGACCAGGGGCCTGGTCTGAGAGAAGCAGATATGGGTCCTCTGAAAGACCAGGGTCCACAAACCAACATGAACCCAGTATCTTATGCGTTACATAGCCTGCAGACGATCCCTTTTTCAGATCAAAGCAGCAACGGAGTGTCTTCACATCCCTCGCAGTCAgatgatgacaaaaaaacaaaggaGCTAGCTAGAGACATAATGGACAAAGACAAGTCCCTAGTGGACATTTTAGACCAGAGTAAGATGAAGACCACCATGGATCTGATGGAGGGGATTTTCCCTCAGGGAGAGCAGTTACTGGAGGAGGCCCAACAGCGCAGGAAAGCTGCACCTAAACCGCTCTCTCCTCGCAACTCTGTAGAGAA GAAAGAGGAGGACAGCCCGGTGGCAGCCACTGCTTTAGGGACTAATTCAACCTACTACAGTACATCTGCACCCAAAGCAGAGCTGCTGATTAAGATGAAGGACATGCAGGAACAGAGTGTGGAACACAGCTccgaggaggagctggaggaggacGATGAAAGTGATCTTGCCAGCAGGAAG CAAGAGTTGATTGACAGTCTCAGCAAGAAGTTGCAGGTGTTGAAGGAAGCTCAGGAGAGTCTACAGGAGGATGTGCAGGACAACAATGCTCTCGGGGAGGAAGTTGAGGCCATCGTACAGGGTGTTTGCAAGCCTAATGAACTTGAAAAGTTCCGTATGTTCGTTGGAGATCTTGATAAAGTGGTCAACCTTCTGCTGTCTCTGTCTGGACGCTTGGCTAGAGTAGAGAATGCCCTGAACAGCCTGGAGGAAGACGCTTCACTGGAGGAGAGG CGTACACTGACAGAGAAACGCAAACTTCTGATCCGTCAACATGAGGATGCTAAGGAGCTGAAGGAGAATCTGGACAGGAGAGAACGGGTGGTCTACGACATCCTGGCCAGCTACCTGTCAGAGGAGAATATGGCTGACTATGAGCACTTTGTGAAGATGAAATCCGCCCTTATTATAGAGCAACGAAAGCTTGAGGACAAGATAAAACTCGGGGAGGAGCAGCTCAATTGTCTGATGGACAGTCTCCCAATGGACCAGAGGATAAGCAACTGA